ACGCTCGGCCAGCTGAAGAAACGGGTTCTGATCACCGCCTTCGATCTCGACAACCAGGACGAGGACGGCGAGAAAAGGACGTGGAAGCCGAAGCTCTTCCATAACTTCCCCGGTAAGGGGAACGACCGTCACCAGCTCGCCTACGAGGTCGGCATGTACACGGCGGTGGCGCCCACCTACTTCCCGTCGGTAGACGGCTACATCGATGGCGGGGTCTACGCCAACAACCCGTCCATGTGCGCTCTGGCGCAAACCCAGGACACGCGGTACCGTCCGACCCCGCCGATGGACGACGTTGTGCTGCTGTCCCTCGGCACCGGGACCAGCCTCTTCTACGTCCGCGGCAAGAGCCACGACTGGGGCTACGCCCAGTGGATCAAGCCGCTGATCAGCCTGATGCTCGACGGCATCTCCGGCATCGCCGACTACCAGTGCGACAAGATGCTGCGCGACCGCTACCACCGCCTCGCACCGGTCTTTCCACCGGACGTGTCGATCCCGATGGACGACGTCGACAAGATTCCCTACATGATCCGGTTCGCCGAAGCGCTCGATCTCCGTCCCACTATTCGCTGGGTGAAAAGGCACTGGCTGGAACCCTGAGCTGAACGGATGCGGCCGGCCGCCTGGGCGGTCGAACGATGAATAGTAATCGTTTTCAATTAAAAATTTCATGACAAACATGAATATTTTATTGACAAACATGAGTTCAGGATTTATGATTGCTGACAACGGAACCGGCCGAGGCAGTTCCGCGAGGAATTCGAAAGGACTTCAATCATGGACCAGAACCGAATCGTCCGACCGCTGGAGAAGGCCCTCCGCTTCTACGCCGTGCTGACCCTGGGCATCGTGATCTTCCAGGGCCTCGGGCTCCTGATGTACTCGATCAACGTCTGGCCGACCGTGCGCGCCGAGGGGCTGTCGGGAGATCCGATTCAAAACTGGACGGCCGTGCTCCTGATCTTTGCGGTCGTGATGGGGTTCTCCCGCTCCTTCGTGTGGATCAAGATCTACTGGGACGGCTCCAAGGCCTTCTCGCTGATAGGACGCGTCGGCGGCTCATCGGACCTGGCGGATCAGCTGAGTCCGGTGCTCTCGAGTCTCACTCGACTGCTGATCGCGAGCTGCGTGCTCGATGTGCTCTTCCTGCCCGCGTACTTCCTCAGTGGATCGGTCTTGCCATTCCCGCTCGCCGGATGGCGGCTCGGCTCGGTCGAGGTTGCGCGAATTCTCTTCCCTCAAGCGTTCGGCATCTCCGCTCTCATACTGGCGTTCCTGACCCACCAGTACGGACAGCTGATCGGGGAGCGCAGCAGGATGCGGGCCGAGCTCGAGCTCACGATCTGAGGTGGGGCATGTCCATCATCGTCAATCTCGATGTGCAGCTGGCGAAACGGAAGATGAAGCTCAACGAGCTGTCGGAGACCGTCGGCATCTCTCCGCAGAACCTCTCGGTATTGAAGACGGGTAAGGCGAAAGCGATCCGTTTCTCCACCCTCGACAAGCTCTGCAGCACTCTCGAGTGCACGCCTGGAGATCTCTTGGAGTACAGGCCGGACGACTGATTCGTCGCCTGCGCCACCGCCTGCAGACCAGAGACAGCGCGAGACCGCATATCCCGACGGCGGGTCTTACCGAAAACCGAGAACAGCGACGCCCGTGGCGAGTGATCGGGTAAGATTGAATGCACCAAAACCGTTCCGATGCGACAGTTGGAGGTTGGTTGAACGACGAAAGGGTATCGCTGTACCGACAGGCAGTAGAGGCGCTCCGCAGAGGACAGTTCGACGTCGACATCCCGGTTGGAGCGCCAGATGCTATTTCGGATCTCGGGACGGCCCTGCGGGGCCTGATCGAGACGCTGAGGAAGGATCGTGAACAATCCGCAACCCTGGCGAATGTCACAAAGAGCGTCAACGAGGGCTTGGTGATTGACGAGGTCCTGGACCACGTATACGAAAACTTTTTTTCTTTGATTCCCTACCATCGAATAGGACTCGCGCTGATCGAGCAGGACAGGGAAACAGTGCGCGCCTTTTGGGCCCGCTCGGAGGTATCGGATATCAGGCTTCCGGTAGGCTACAGCGCCGGCCTCGCCGGCAGCAGTCTCGAGTCGATCATCCGTACCGGGCGGCCTCGAATTCTCAACGATCTGGTCGGCTACCTCGAGAATAATCCCAAATCCGACTCGACGCGACGCATCGTGGAGGAAGGGATTCGCTCGAGTCTCACGTGTCCGCTGATGGTGAAGGGCGAGCCAGTCGGCTTCATCTTCTTTTCGAGCACCGAACGGAACGCCTATCGGGAAGAGCATCAGGAGATCTTTCTGAAGATTGCGGATCAGCTCGCTTTGGCGCTCGAGAAGGGCCGTATCTACAAGGATTTGCTCGACACTACTGCGGCACTCCGCAAGGCCCGAGACGCCCTCGAAACCGAAGCAACACGAGACAGCCTCACCGGGCTGTGGAACCGGCGTTCGATACTGGAGTTGCTGCGGCGGGAACTCGCACGGGCGGAGCGCGAACAACAACCGCTGTCCGCGATCATGATAGATATCGATCACTTCAAACAAATCAACGATCGCGTCGGTCATCCCGCGGGTGACGAAGTGCTCAGAGAGGTGACTGGTCGGGTGACTTCGGCCCTCCGGACGGCCGACATTCTCGGGCGAATCGGGGGAGAGGAGTTCTTGATCATCCTGTGCCCGGGCGACGAGCAGACGGCCTTTGACGTCATGGAGAGGGCGCGTCGGGCGTGCGAATTGGAGCCGTTTCGCATTGATTCTGGCGAACTTGACGTGACCATCAGTCTTGGGGCGGCAGTGGTCGAAGAATGCGAAGATATAGATTATTCAGAGATCCTCAAGACTGCGGATCACGCTCTCTACCGTGCGAAAGAAGGCGGGAGGAATCGATCCGAGGCCGAGAAGATGTGAGTTGATCAGACACGATTGGAGACGGTGTGGCCACCATTCACTTGAATGCCGATCCCGGCGATTTCGCCGGCACGGTTCTGATGCCCGGCGATCCGTTGCGGGCGAAGTACATCGCGGAGGCCTTTCTCGAAGGTGCCCGGTTGGTCACCGACGTCCGCAACATGCTCGGTTTCACCGGGACGTATCGTGGGCGGGAAGTATCCGTCATGGCCCACGGGATGGGCATCCCCTCGGCGTCGATCTACTGTACCGAGCTGGTCAGAGACTTCGGTGTCGAACGAATCCTCCGGGTCGGGAGCTGCGGAACCGTCCACCCGGACGTCGAGCTCCGCGACATCGTGATTGCGATGGGTGCGTCGACGGATTCAGGCGTCAACCGGATGCGCTTCGGCGGCTACGACCTGGCGGCAATCGCCAGCTTCGATCTCCTGAGAAAAGTCGTGCGCACGGCCGAGGAGCAGGGGCTCCGCTTCCACGTCGGAAACGTCTTTTCGGCCGATCTCTTCTACCCGGCCGACACCTCGCAGCTCGAGTTGATGGAGAGAAACAACATCCTCGGTGTCGAGATGGAAACCGCCGGCATCTACGCGATCGCCGCGGAGCTCGGTGCCGAGGCGCTGGCGATCTGCACCGTGAGCGACGACATCAAAACCGGTGCGAAGCTGTCGTCCAAAGAGCGCCAGACATCCTTCGATGCGATGATCGAGCTGGCCCTGGATGCCGCGGTGCCAGCCTGACGGGGAGCCGCAACCGTTGTTGACGGAAAGCGTTGGAATTGCCCCCGGGCGGGCGGGGCCGATCAGCCGCGATCGAGACCCAGGAACCTGAAACCGGACTCCTCGAAGTCCTCGACCATCGCCGGATTGACGCTTCGAATGCTGGCGAGAAGGCTGTGTGCCTCGGCGTCCTTGCCGTCGGTAAGCAGAGTTTCTGCGAGCAGCATGCGGTTGTAAAGCTTGTACATACCGTCATCCACTGCGATAAAGGTCAGGAGCTCATCGGCCGCCTGAAAACGCTGCTGAGCTGCGGGGAGATCCCCTTCGAATGCTGCCCGAATGCCCTGCATGTGGAGGAGACCCGCCCGGAAGGCTCTCACGAGTTCCCCGTTGCCGTCTTTCTCCGCGTCGATGAGGAGGCCCATCGCCTCGTCTTCGATGGTTCTGGCCATCCTCCAATCACCGGTCTCGCAGGCTGCGCGGTGGGTGAGGAGAGCGGAGAGTCCGTCGAAGAACCCTTCGACGCACGGACCGTCGTGTTGGTCGAGAATCTCCTTCCATCGATCCTTCGCCGCCATCTCCGCGTAGGTCGCACGGCAGCTCATCTTGCGCAGGCGAGGCTCTGGCATGCCGGTGGCGGCAGCGCGATCGATCACCCCCCGAACCGCAGCGAAATCTCCGGTGTACGACTTCAGGACGGCGAGGTGCTCGTACGAAGCCCAGAAGTCAGGTCTGACCTCGATTGCCTTCTCGAACGACTCCTCGGCTTCGCTGTAACGGCCGATCGTCATGAAGAGCTCGCCGAGCGAGTCGTGAGGGTTCGCCTGTTCGGGGGCGATGAACCGGTAGCTCTTGAAGCTCTCCTCAGCCTCGTTGAATGCGGTTTGCATCATCTTGATATATCCGAGGGCGTTGTACGCGACCACCCAGTTCGGATCGATCGCCAAGAGCTCTTGGTAGAGACGTTCCGCTTCCTCGAGATGTCCGGCGCGCCAGGCCCTCCCGGCCTTCCACGCGAGCGGGTACGGATCGTTCGGAATTTCCTCGATGCACGCATCCAGTATCCGCGCGGACTCATCTCCCTGATCGTTCCAAGCTGCGCGCCAATAGCTGATCATGCACCGCTCTCGCGCCGTTACCGACGAAAGATCAGCCTTCAGCACCTCTTCGGTGAGCTGTCTCTGTTGCTCCGATTCGTCCGGCCGCATCATCTGGGAAAGGCGCCACTTTGCCACCAGAAAGTCGGAGTCGAGCTCGAGGGCGCGCCGGAAATGTTTGGCAGCCTCTTCGGTGTAGACTTTGCGCAGAGCGTCTTCTCCGGCTGTGAACTCGGCACTTGCGTCGGCGGAAGAAGATGTCCACTCGGGGTCCCTTGGGAACGCGACCAGCGTCAGGCCTGCCGCTACCAGTACCACGGATACGAGAATCGCCCAGAACCAGCGTTTCATGTGGTCTCCGCTCGTCTTGTGTGTGTCGACACGAGTCCACGCAGTTTTAGCGTGTTCACCACCTGATCATACGAAATCATGTCGTTCGAGTTTCGCAGCCCAGGCCGGAAATTGACCGTCAGGACAACCGGATTGTTGTTGGTTTTCTCTCTCCGCGATATTCTCGAAAGTGGATCAAAGGGGGGAAGTCATGACGAAAGAACGGCGCTCCGGGGTCGACCGTCGCAAGGGAGAGCGCAGAAGTGGCGTCGACCGACGTCTCCACGATCTTGGCGCCGGACCGGACGGCACCGACCGCCGGAACGGGGCAGAGCGGCGCAAGGGTGAGCGTCGTAGTGGCGTCGATCGTCGCCATCAGCGCGGAATTCAGAACAACGGCTGACCTTCGACGCACCAAGGCATCAACGGCATAGAGGGCACGGAATCACGGGAAAAGCCGCCCCGAGAGGAGAGGCTGTCGATTCCGGCGGCTTAGCGGTTGTATTAATCGAGGATGACCTGATCCTTGAGCGATACCAGGATGCAGACGAACTCGTCGATCTCGTCCTGGCCGTAGCCCATGGTCTTCATGGCCGTGATGATGTCACCACCGGCAGAGAGGAAATCCGCATCCGTCAGCTTCAGATTGGCATGGGCTGCGGGCATGGATCGCCCGGCGTACTTCTGCGGCCCGCCAGTGCCGGCGGAGGCGAAATCGGCAACCGATGTGGCCAACCTCTCGCTGTCGACGTACTCGAATAGATCTTTGATGTCCGGGTTGACCTTGTGCAGGCGAACGACCTCTCGCGTGAAATCGTTGATCTTTTCGTACCCGCCAAGCCGGTCGTAAAGCGGTCTTTCGGCCTGCCTCTGGGCACGCGCCTGGGCGGTGTCGGTGCACATCTGCTGCAACCCGGCCATCTGCTCGGCGACGGTCGGAGTGTCGTTGGCGAATGCCGCGCCTGCGGCCAGCGTTGCCGCAACGAAAATGCTGAGAATCAATGTGGATTTCGATTTCATGTGTCGTCCTCTTTTCCTGCGGGTTTTTGTTGTACTGGCGTCAATATAGCCAGAATGAGACGCAATTGCAAATTTTAGTGAAAAGATCATCATGCAATCGTCGGTGTCGCGGGGCCAGTGAACGACCGAGTCCGAACTAGATCCCGGCTGCGTGCCGTTCCACTTCGGACCACACTCGCAGGAGATTCCCGCCGGTGATCTTGCGGATCTCCTCATCGCTCAGGCCACGCCGGAGAAGCTCCTCGATCAGCGCCGGGTACGCGGAAACGTCCTCGAGGCCGGTCGGCGTGTCCGAGATACCATCGAAATCGGAGCCAACGCCGACATGATCGACGCCGACCAGCTGAATGATGTGCTCGATGTGATCGGCGACGTCGCTGACCGTCGTTTCGACCTTCGGATTCTCTTGCCAGTAGCGGTCGATCCGCTGGTTGAACTCGGGGCTCCCCATCGCGACCTGGTTCTCTTCCATGAAGGTTCTCATGGTGGCCCACAGATCGGTCGACTGTTTCTGGGCAGCCTCGTTGAGGAAGCCGGGAGCGAAGGCGATCTGGATGACGCCACCGGCCTCGGCCAGGCGGGTGATCATATCGTCGGTCATGTTCCGTTCGAAGCCGGGTGTGAAAAAGCGGCAGCATGAATGCGACGCGATCATCGGTGCAGTGGAGATCTCGATCGCCTGGTAAAAGGTCTCGTCGGTGACGTGCGAGATGTCGACCATGATGCCGAGGCGATTCATCTCAGCCACGACCTCACGGCCGAACGGGCTGAGTCCGTTCCACCGTCGGTCTTCGGAGTAGGAGGAGTCACAGATCAGGTTGGGCTCGGAGTGGGCGAGCGTCATGTAGCGCACACCTCGGTCGAAGAAATGTCCGAGGGCGCCAAGATCGTCCTCGATGGCGGCTCCGTTTTCGATCCCCATCGGCAGGGCGAATACGCCCTCCGAAAAGAGCCGCTGCACGTCGTCGACCGAGCGCGCGACGGCGAAATCACCGGGCGCCTCCTCTTCGATACCCTCGACCAAATCGATCAGTTTGTCCGCCAGCTCGCGGGCGCCGTCCTTCTCCTGCAGCGAAGCCGGCACGTAGATCGACATGAAGGCGGCGTTCAGGCCCCCCTGGCGCGCACGAACGAGGTCAAAATGACCGCCCTCGGTGCGGACCGCGACATCTTCCGGCTTTTCGTTCAGCCGGTATGGAAGGTCGATGTGGGTGTCGAGAATCAGGGTGTCCTGGGCGAGGCGCTCCGCCCGGGCTCTGAGGTCGGTCTCGGTCGCAGGCGGTTTCTGAGCTGCCTGCCGACACCCGGAGGTCAACGCCACGCAGGTGAGAACTGCCGCGATGCTGAATTTTTCGAATTTCATGCGCCCCCCTTCGACCGTGAAGTGTACTCCTGCCCGAGGGGAAACGGGTGCCAATTGGTGCGAATCGCTTTCCTCCAACGTCAGGCGAAGAAATTCGCTTCGGTTCGGCTTCCACGTCGGTTGGATTCAGTTCGATTGGGGTGGAACGGCGGGCAGCGTGGGCAATTCAAAGGTCGAGGACGGACGCCCGGCGGCGTTGAACTCGGCCATGGTGCCCACGAAGAAGCCGAAGGAGCGTTGCACGAGGCCCCCCGCCTCGTCGGTGATGATCCGCTTGTTGTACTCGCCCCAGATGCGGCCGAAGCGATCCAGGGGCACGAGGGCGTCCCCCTGACGTTCGAAGAACTCACGGTGGAGGAACCCCTTCGCGTCCGGGGAAAGGGTCGAGGTCGCTACACGTCCATTGGCCGGATACTCGACGACCAGTACGCCGTCGCTGACTTCCAGTGGTGGAGCACCGTCGACACCGAATTCGATGAAGGCCCAACCGCCGAAACCTTCCGGGAGCACATGGCGTTCCGGCGGAGAGCTTTCGATCCCCATCGCATTCTGCACGTTGTGCAGGCGTTCCACGCTGAAAACGTAGCGAAAAAGAAAGAACACCGCTGCGCCAATCAGCAGCAGCACGGCCGCAATGATACCCAGAGTCCGTCCGAGGTCCACGTCTCCTCCGCAGCAGCTTCTGTATTCATACGAAATCGTGCACCGAAAGATGCACTGTTCATCGTGCGATCGGGGGGGTTACACTCGCCGCCAGGCGCGTGAGAACGGCTCGACTCCTCAGAAACAGGCGGCTGTCGTGGAGTCGGTGGCTGGAGGGTGTGATGGGAACCCGTCGTGATCGTCGAACGGTCGAAACTCTGGTGCTGTCGATCGGTGTGTTGGGGTTCGTGCTGACAGGATGTGCGTCGGCCCCGGCCGAACTGCCGAGGGTGAGTCCTGTACAAACTATCGTCTTCGTTCACGGCGCCTGGGGCGGCGGATGGCAGTACGTCAGGGTGGAGCCCCTGCTCGAGCGGGCGGGGTACAGGGTGTACCGCCCGACCATGACCGGGCTCGGCGAGAGGGTTCACCTTGCCGGCCCCGAGGTCGACCTGTCGACGCATATCGAGGACATCGTGAATGTGTTCGAGTTCGAGGATCTTCACGATGTCGTGCTAGTGGGGCACAGCTACGGCGGTATGGTGATCGCCGGAGTTGCGGATAGAGCTCCCGAACGGATCGCGAAGCTCATCTACTTTGACGCAATCCTGCCCGAGGACGGCGACTCGGTCGAGCGGCTGTTTGGCGACGCCATAAACGACATGGCGATTGCGGGTGCCGACGGCGCAGAGCCATGGCAGCTGGTTCCGCTGTGGGTGGAGGAGGGGAAGAAACCGCCGGTCGATGTTCCACAGCCGATCCGTACCTTCACCGAACAGATCGTGCTCGCCAATCCGGACGCCGGGGAGCTCCCGGCAGCCTACCTTCTGACAGTCGAAGCGGGCAAGGAAACCGACACCTTCGATGTCTTTGCCGACCGCGCCCGCGCACGCGGCTGGATGGTGTTCACAATGGAGGGCGGCCACAATCCCCATTGGTTCCAACCCGAGGAATTCGTAGACGTGCTGGTACGAGTCATGCGAGAGGGAGGCTGAGGGGAGGAAGGGCGTGGACGCGGGTGAGTTGATTCAAAGACTGAAAAACCGGACTGTTGTGGAGATCGATCGTGATGATCTTGCGGAACTCGTCGATGTGTTCGAATCGATGAGGGCGGTCGACACGGGCCTCGCCGGGTGGATTCGCATCCTTTCCCACGACGGTGAGATCGTCGTTCAGGAGGAGACGCCCGAGCGAACGATACTCGTGCGGAGATTCGATTCTGCCGAGCAGGCCGGGGCATTCGTAGACCGTCGGCTCGCCGACTACGACCGCATGTGGAACGGGTGCGGCTGCAAGATCGATTACCACGAATAGGGGGATTCCATGCGTCGATTTGTTGCGATTCTGGCGTTTGTCGTGCTGGCTGGAGCGGCCTGGGCCGGGGACGATCCGAAGTCCATAGCCGGTGATCCGAGGATCGAGGACGCGATTGCGGCCTGGGCCGCGTGGGTCGAAAACGACCTCGGAGAATCCGGCGTCCCAGCGGCTTCCTATGCTTTCGTCCATGGGCAGGAGGTCCTGGCCTCCGGGGGCATTGGCCTCGCCGACCCTGCCTCCGGAAAGAAGGCCGACGAGAACACGTTGTACTCGATCTGCTCGATCTCCAAGCTCTTCACCTCGATCGCGGTCATGCGGCTCCGTGACGCGGGTGCGCTGGATCTGGACGATGGCATCGGCGAGCACCTGTCGTGGTTCGATTCGCTGACCGACGCGCATCCGGACGACGAGCCGATCTCGATCCGCAACGTCTTGACCCACTCGGCGGGTTTACCGAGGGAGTCGGACTCGCCGTACTGGTCCGGCCCCGACTTCGACTTCCCGACCTCCGAGCAGATCCGTGAGCGGTTGGGCACGCAGGAGACGCTCTATCCGTCGGGCCGGTACTTCCAGTACTCGAACCTCGGCATGGCCCTCCTCGGGGAGGTCGTCGCCGAGAGCTCCGGCCGCACGTGGTCGGAGGTCGTACAGCAGGACATCCTGGCCCCGCTCGGCATGACCGATACCTACACCTCGGTGCCCGAGGCCTCCGAGACCGGCCGACTCGCTGCCGGGTTCGCCGCCCGGCGCGGGAGCCCGGAACGCGAGCGGCTCGGGCTGTTCGACTGCGAGGGTATCGCACCTGCGGCGGGGATGGCATCGACCGCCTCCAACCTGGCGAAATTCGCCCGTTGGCAGCTGCGCCTGCGTGCGGAGGGGGGCGACCAGGTGCTGCGTGCGTCGACCTTGCGCGAGATGCAGCGCGTCCACTGGGTCGACCCCGACTGGAAGACCACCTGGGGCCTGGGCTTCTCGGTGGTGCAGCGGGACGGCTCGACCTGGGTGAGGCACGGTGGCGCTTGTCCCGGCTACTACACCGAGTTCGCCATCCTTCCCAAGGAGGAGCTGGGCATCATCGTGCTGACCAACGCGATCGGATCGAATATTTCGCACTATGTGCGCAAGGCGAAGGCGGTGCTCGCGCCCGCGGCGGAAGCCGCCACGAGCGAATCCGACGAACTTCCCGAGAGGGGTGCGGATCTCGATCGCTTCACCGGTGTCTACGATTCGGTGTGGGGACGGGACGCAATCATTGGCTGGAAGGATGGGCTTGCGGTGGTCCGGCTGGGGAGTCGAGAAATCGATCCGGAGGTCTGGATTCAGCCGCTGAAACGGGTCGAGGGCAACGTCTTCCGCCGTGTGCGCGCGGACGATGAGAGCCTGGGCGAGGAGTGGATCTTCGAGACCGACGAGGACGGCCAAGTCGTGTCCGTCACCGCGCACAGCTTTCCGATGCACCGCGTGCGGTAGAGGTCGCGAGAGCCCCGCCCTTCCGCATTCGTGACTTCGTGGTTGGTGCGGGCTACGATGTCGGCGGAGTTTGATGGGGGAGGTTCGTTGTGAGAATCGCTTGTTGTTCGCTGGTGTGCACCGCACTGTTCGTGTCGCCCCTCCTGCCGGCTGAGGAGTCCCAGACGCTGCAGCCGGAAGATGAGATGAAACAGGTGAAGGTGGGGTCGCCAGCCGTCTCGCCGAACGGCGACTGGATCGCCTACTCGGTGACCCGATACTGCCCCAACTCGGAGAAGAACGTCGGGGACATTTTCCTGGTGTCTATCGACGGAACCCAGCGCCGTCAGCTGACCAGTGATCCGGGTGTTGAGAGCGACTACAGCTGGAGCCCGGACGGCTCGACGGTGGTCTTCTCGGCCAAGCGGGGAAATGACGAGAAGAGCCAGATCTATACCATCAGGATCGACGGTGGCGAGGCGCGCAGAATCACGGATGCGGAGAAGGGGGCTGCGAACCCGCTGTGGTCGCCGGACGGGGGCCTCATCGCCTTCACCTCGTCGGTCGGCGAGCTCCACACGGAGGAGCAGCGAGAGGCTTTCGGCGATGTGCGCTACGTGGAACATCCCCGTTTCTATCACCTCGGTCCGGGTTGGGACGACGGTGCGCGCAAGCGAATCTTCGTCATTCCGGCCGACGGCGGTGAGGCCCGGCAGCTGACCGACGGCGAGTGTTCGGACGAGGGCGACCACTCGATGGTATGGAGCCCGGACTCGACCGAGATCGCCTACGTGTCGAACCGTTCGCCGGAGTGGTGGAACACCATCGATACCAATATCTACGTGGTAGATGTCGCTACCGGGAAGAGCCGCCAGCTGACCTCCAACGTCGGCCCGGATCACAGCCCGGCCTACAGCCCGGACGGCAAATGGATCGCCCACCGGGCGAGCTACGAGTACAACTACGAGAGCGAGAACTACAAGATCCACCTGGTTCCGCGCGCAGGAGGCGCACCACGGGTGCTGACCGAAGACCTGGACCGCACCGTGCGATCGATCGCCTGGGGACCGGACAGCGACCGCGTCTATTTCACCGCCTCGAGCCACGGTTCGCGCGACCTCCGGTGGGTCGACATCGATGCCCCCGACCAATTCCACGACGTGACCTCCGGGGAAATCATCTCCAGCTTCAAGGTGATGGACGACGATCGTTTCGTGCTGCACGCGCCGACCGACGTGACGCCGAGTGAGATCTGGGTGGTTATCGGTGGCGAGAAGAAACAGCTCACGACGGAAGCCTCGGAGTGGTGGAAGGGCCGCACGGTGAGCCCGTCGGAGGAGATCTGGGTGAACTCCACCGACGGCGCGAAGATCCAGGGCTGGCTCATCCGTCCGGTCGGCTACCGCGAGGGCTCCAGGGTGCCGTTGATTCTCAGCATCCACGGAGGCCCGCACGGGATGTACGCGCCGAGCTTCCGATTCGACTATCAGCTCCTGGCCAACCACGGGTTCGCGGTGCTCTACGCCAATCCTCGCGGCTCGGACGGCTACGGACAGGCTTTCGCGAACTCGATCCACTCCGACTGGCACACCAAGCCGTTCGCCGACCTCATGGCGTTCGTCGATCACGTGGTCGAGATGGGCGTGGCCGACCCGAAGGCCTTGGGCGTCACCGGGGGGTCGTACGGCGGTTACATGACCAACTGGGTCATCGGCCACACCGATCGGTTTGCCGCCGCCGTCTCCAGCGCGGGCTTGAGCAACATGGTGTCCTTCTTCGGCACCACGGACGAGCAGTTCTTTGCCGAGAAGGAGATGGCCGGCGTGCCGTGGCGCAGCAGGGAGGTCTACCTCTCCAACTCGCCGCTGTGGGCAGCCGAGAGCTTCACCACTCCGACCATGATCCTGCACGGATTCGACGACTGGCGGGTACGCCCGGAGCAGGGCGTGCAGCTGTTCCACGCGCTGCAAAAGATGGGCGTGCCGTCGGTCTACGTCAGCTTTCCCGGTGAGCAGCACGGGGTACGGAAGACGGCTCACCGCGTGTTGCGCGATCGTCTCGCCCTGGAGTGGTTCGCCCACTGGCTGAAGGGGGAACCGGTGGAGCTCGCGACCTATATCCAACCGAGGGCCTATGTTCATCCGCCGACAGCGATGACGTCGAACGACTGAGTTGGTCCGGAAGGCCGGTGGTTGGAGGAAAGACTGAAAAACGAAGCTGGGGGGCTTCAAACGATGCAAAGAACTGCTGCGTGTTTGATTCTGGTTTGTGCCGTCTCGATCTGTGGAACCGACCTCGCGACGGCGCAGAGTGGCGACGACGTCATGAAAAAGCTCGAGGCCGCGGCGGTCATCGAGCAGAAGGTCATGGTGCCGATGCGGGATGGAGTCCGGCTGGCGACCGACATCTACCGGCCGAAGGAAGCTGAAGGCCCCGTACCGACGATCTTTTTGCGCACGCCGTACAACTTCAACCCCTACCGTGACGGCGAGCTACGAACCAGGGGCCTGAAATCGATCCTCGAGGGCATCGAGCGCGGCTACGCGTACGTCGTGCAGAACGAGCGGGGCAGGTATTTCTCGGAAGGCGAGTGGGACATCCTCGGCCCGCCGAAGACCGATGGCTACGACACCCTGACTTGGATCGCCGAGCAGCCGTGGTCGAACGGCAAGGTCGGGACCATCGGATGCTCGTCGTCGGCGGAGTGGCAGATGGGCCTGGCCGCCCTCGACCATCCCGCCCACGCGGCAATGATTCCGCAGGGCTTCGGTGCCGGCATCGGCCGGGTCGGGCAGTTCTACGAGCAGGGCAACTGGTATCGGGGGGGTGCCGAGCAGATGTTGTTCTTCTCGTGGCTCTACGGGGTTCAA
The Acidobacteriota bacterium DNA segment above includes these coding regions:
- a CDS encoding serine hydrolase, producing MRRFVAILAFVVLAGAAWAGDDPKSIAGDPRIEDAIAAWAAWVENDLGESGVPAASYAFVHGQEVLASGGIGLADPASGKKADENTLYSICSISKLFTSIAVMRLRDAGALDLDDGIGEHLSWFDSLTDAHPDDEPISIRNVLTHSAGLPRESDSPYWSGPDFDFPTSEQIRERLGTQETLYPSGRYFQYSNLGMALLGEVVAESSGRTWSEVVQQDILAPLGMTDTYTSVPEASETGRLAAGFAARRGSPERERLGLFDCEGIAPAAGMASTASNLAKFARWQLRLRAEGGDQVLRASTLREMQRVHWVDPDWKTTWGLGFSVVQRDGSTWVRHGGACPGYYTEFAILPKEELGIIVLTNAIGSNISHYVRKAKAVLAPAAEAATSESDELPERGADLDRFTGVYDSVWGRDAIIGWKDGLAVVRLGSREIDPEVWIQPLKRVEGNVFRRVRADDESLGEEWIFETDEDGQVVSVTAHSFPMHRVR
- a CDS encoding S9 family peptidase is translated as MRIACCSLVCTALFVSPLLPAEESQTLQPEDEMKQVKVGSPAVSPNGDWIAYSVTRYCPNSEKNVGDIFLVSIDGTQRRQLTSDPGVESDYSWSPDGSTVVFSAKRGNDEKSQIYTIRIDGGEARRITDAEKGAANPLWSPDGGLIAFTSSVGELHTEEQREAFGDVRYVEHPRFYHLGPGWDDGARKRIFVIPADGGEARQLTDGECSDEGDHSMVWSPDSTEIAYVSNRSPEWWNTIDTNIYVVDVATGKSRQLTSNVGPDHSPAYSPDGKWIAHRASYEYNYESENYKIHLVPRAGGAPRVLTEDLDRTVRSIAWGPDSDRVYFTASSHGSRDLRWVDIDAPDQFHDVTSGEIISSFKVMDDDRFVLHAPTDVTPSEIWVVIGGEKKQLTTEASEWWKGRTVSPSEEIWVNSTDGAKIQGWLIRPVGYREGSRVPLILSIHGGPHGMYAPSFRFDYQLLANHGFAVLYANPRGSDGYGQAFANSIHSDWHTKPFADLMAFVDHVVEMGVADPKALGVTGGSYGGYMTNWVIGHTDRFAAAVSSAGLSNMVSFFGTTDEQFFAEKEMAGVPWRSREVYLSNSPLWAAESFTTPTMILHGFDDWRVRPEQGVQLFHALQKMGVPSVYVSFPGEQHGVRKTAHRVLRDRLALEWFAHWLKGEPVELATYIQPRAYVHPPTAMTSND